The Prunus dulcis chromosome 5, ALMONDv2, whole genome shotgun sequence genomic sequence CTTACGAGCTCTCTCTTTGACTGCGAGCTCGGTCTTTTCTGATTCCCCATCATTCCGATTATCAGTTCCGTCTGGATTTTCGGATTCGTCTTCGTCGCTCTGGGAATCGAGGAATTCGGCGGTGAAAGGGAGGGAGGAAGACGGAGCGAAGCGCGGGGAGGGGCCCACGAAGGAGTGAGAGCGGTTGTGGATGACCAGTGGAGCCGGAGGGAGCGACGTGGCGGAGGTTGATTGGTCGTTGGGGATGGCGGTGGTGGGGCCGAAGAGGTCGTTAAAGTCGAAGTCTTGAGGtggagaggaggaggaagaagaagaggaaggcgGGATTGTGAGGTTACTGAGCTTTGCGGCCAGCAGAGAGTGGAGGCTCTTCTTCTGAGACGACGACACcatgtttctttcttcaagctctctctctctgcttctgcatgatgagagagagagagagagacagagagagagaatggtaAGCTGAGTGTGCGTGAGGCTGTCAGCTGAGTCAGTGAAAGGAAGATGACGTTAACTGACTGCCATTGGCAACGCGCCATTTGATATTCGTGAACGGCATTTCCCATCAGCTCCCGCTACTACACGTCGTTTGGTTTAGACGACATCGACCGTTCGACTTTAAGGTTTAAAAAACGAATAGTAACGACATGTCCCTTCCCTTCTTGTCTACCACTATGGTGGTATTGGAATTTCAAATATCTATAGGGTTGGATTGAAATATAAAGAAGAGAGTTCATAATAAGTTTTCTTTTGGAGTGCTAATAAAATCTGATTAAATTAACTTTTTAATTCATGACATGTTTGATAATGAGCCTAAATTTCCTTCTACAAGACTACAATAAATGATGATCTTATACAAGGATCTTACAGtttaagtggttaagagcatgTATGAGTTCTTGTGTTCGAATCACTCATTTTTCAAATATCATttgtataaacaaaaaattcaatcgTCATCCTAGGTAGGCGTACAAGACAATCCATTGAGTATTGTAATTTGTACCTACAATTTGTTGTAGTAGCTACCACAACCAGCGACGTCATCGATAAGGGCTATGAAAGCAGTGCCTCTTGTATGATAGTCGTCACAGAATTAGGTTGTAGTTAAAAGCTTTGAACTTTGATCATGAGTTGCAGCATGCGTGGGCTTtgcattcttcttcttggaaaaaaaggagaaagggAATAGCATTTGTGTTGTGGTGTGTGAGTGAGAGCTTAAATCCTTTACAACACCTCATGCCACCGCTGACAAGGGTCCCAGCTAGGCCACGGCTGCTTATCAGATTCAAAATATATAATCATGTGCTTAaaccttcttcatcttttctcAGAATCGCAAACCAATTGACAAATGATGTGTGACTTGAACAATGCATCTGTCTGGATCACAATACATGAATCAAATTAAGAAAGCTTTCAATTCAATATAGTTTGTACAGCAGCCACTATGCCCACCACTACCCACAGCTTCCAGTCCAATATATCCGACAACATGAAAGGATGAATTTGGAAAACTACGActaaagaataataataatgcctACAACTTTTCTTTCCCTTCATTAATCTACAACTCTATACCATGTCATCCTAcccccaaaaaatgacaatgCCAACGAAACCACTCAAATACAGAAAACGACATCTCTGGGATATCCTCTCCCACCCATGTGGAGAAGAAGGGCATTGAATCTCCTTAAAAATTGGAGAATCAAAGTCAAATACTGACAAAAAATATGAGATAAATTACACGCGTAAACAACTCATTTTACCGACAGGCGAGGCTAGGCCCCCTAAGCAAAATGGCCACTCTATGGCAGATTCATCTCTCATCCTTTATGATACAGGTGCTATGTTCAACTCAAGTGGCCTCAACGATCCTTGAACAATCTCCATAACTGTTCGGTTACGCCGGCAAACTTCTGATAACTCCTCAACTAGAGCAGAGACAGCATTAACATTAACCCCGGACGCAGCATCTGACAATGCTTTTAAGAATCTTGAGCGCTCAAACTCTGTCACAGCTGTCAAAGGAATTAATGAAACACTCTCCTTGGCCCACTCCACTGACGGTGGCCCATAAGCTCGACATAGTGAAAGTAGTGTGTAGCGTACCTGCGCAATCGGAGCTAAGTGAAATTCCAGACACATACCATCATCGCTCATTAGGTTAACAGTGAGAGTGTTAGTGTGCAGGTTGAGAATACAAGCAAAATTATACCAATTCTAGTCGAGAGCTTGGAAGTGCTCCTGTTAATGAAGCAATCAAAATTCTTGTAATGCTGGGTCCTCGAGGAATAATTACAGCATTCCTGATGGGTAAGTATTGTTCTACCTCAGTAGAGTTTGCAAGATCAAAGATATCAGATAAGAAGGTCAATATTGAATTTGATGCCTCTctgcaaagaagaaaaatacaaagttaAATAGCCATTGCTCATAAAAGGCCTCAACCAAGATATTTGACATCAAACACAGAAAGAAGCGCCTATGATTTTAAAGACACAATAGCACCATATATAAAACCCCAGTTGATTTGATACATGCATCTTTTTCTGTGTCCATGCAGGGTTGACATTTCTGTAAAATTATGGACCCACTTGTAAAACATCTCTCacaaattttggaaaactctTTGAATTTCCAAACTTATATTCATTCAATGTTATGTAAATGAATCCGTTCTTCTTTATTTGCTAGGGAACCTTTAGATGTTAACTGGAAAgcatggaatgttttgaaatAAGAGGCCATGCTATCATGTAAATGAGGCTATCATCTATCACTGACATTCTGTTACAAGCCAAAGATAATAAAACATTCGACCTTTGAccccagagagagagagagagagttacaaTACCTGTGCTGCACTGTAATTCCAATCATTGAGCAATCCACTAATGATGGAAATACGGCAGATGGAATAAACAACTGAGGGCAATACCGAATGCATCTTGAtgccaacaaaaaacaatcaTCTGCTATATCAGGTCTGGCAGTAAATTCCTGAAATAATTGATAAGTTAACTACAAAAACAGTAACAtttgaaacaaatttcaattacaGCTAAATGAAACCTTACCTGAATGCTCGTGAGAAGATGTGTTGTGTGCATAAAGAGTGCTTCAATCAGacttttcaaataatttgCACAAGATGGATCAGAACCAAATATCTGCAGCATAAGAAGCAACAAATGCACCAATTTAAGTTTATAGcaaacaataaaacaaaaaataactaaaagaacattgaatttttttccttccaggATAGCTTACTTTTATAACTTCACTAGAGAGATAGAGGAAGCATGGTTGGTGATGCTGTTGATATAAACCTTGAATCTCTTCTAGCATAGCTCCAATTGTAAATCCCATGCACCTTCCAGAAGTCCTCACCTAAGGAAAATGAAAGTCCTCATTACCACCCAGTGACAGATTCTTTTAACTTCATCATTTCCAGACGGGCAATGATAAGATCAGAAAGTTTTGAATAAAACAGCATTGCCAGGGCAAAACATTCATATGGCTCACACCGAACCACCAATGACAGGAAAACAGAACACTATTAATACAAATTCTTCCTCTTATCATATAAGGCAATGGGAAAAATTTTGAAGACCAAACAAGATGCTGCGGGAAAAAAGACAGGTATCACAGTTGAATCACATAACTAAACACACTGGATTCAATGTATAAATTTAGCAAAAAACCTCTATAGTAGCTTTAACAAATTCAGATTTAACATTTTAGAAGGGGGATCAGTGAACTCACAGCATATTTGCATGCTCGGCACAGAGACTCCATTGTCCGCACGTCCCAAGCACGACTTCACcagaaacattcaaaaaatgGATTAGAATAAGGAAAGGAGATTAAGATATATGAGTATGGAAATTTGTTACACTGCAATATGTTCAGCAAGTAATGTAGGAACACTTACAGATCAAATATGGCTTTAAATATTGGCCAAAGTCTTTGGATTGCATCTGCCACAGCTTCTGCATGATTTACGTATCTGGAATTGATATTTACTAGCATGTTAGCACATccgaacaaaataaaaagaaataagggGCATAACAACAAGATGTTGATCATACCTAAAGATATACCCAAATCGATCAATGTGAACTGTTAAATCACGAGCAGGCTTGCTATTTAACGTGTCTGGGCCTTGGCTGACAACTTCCTGGTTGTTGACAGCATTAATTCAGTATTATCACCCATAGAAGAATTTATATGTGCACTTTCTTCTGGAAATGAAACACACCTGTAAAGGAGTAACGACGGGCAAGCACAAGGCCTCCAAAGCCCTTTTAGCATGGTCAGGTGGAAGTTCAGTAATGACCTTGCTGCAGAAGAGAGTTCAGTAGATGTTCAGATCATCAACAGCATGgtgcaaaacaaaattgatcaCACAACGTCAGAACATGCAGAAGATAGTTCACCTTAAGGCTTCAACTAGATGCAATGAGTCCTCAGCAGAGACCTTAAAACTACCTTCACCATTCACTGCCCTATGGTATATATGGAAGAGTCCATCCAAACATCCACAGAGCTTTAACCGGCAATCTGCATTCAAATATGAGGCATTCACAGAGCTTATTAACCGAGGCCGACCAGGTTAGAAAGACAAACTACCatgaattttttcttcttaaactAATGAGATTTTGTACCGTCACAAATCTGCCTAAATGCTACAGCTGCAGCTGCTGCAGAGTCTTCTGAAACACCCATGCCACTCATGAGGATATCTAGAACAGAAGGCAGTATGGACGGTCCGCCAGGTGCAGCATCAAGCCATTTTGAATAAGCTCCAATTGTCAAGCACACTGAACACTCTCCATATGCAGGTGACATGCATTAGTATATTAGACATCAGAGTGGTGaaataatatagaaaaagTATAACTTCTATTTGATGCTGCCCTCTTACAACACAGGGGGAGAGGGTCATAACTGAACCATCCATAACTGAACCATCCATGACAGATGAACTATAACTATTAAAAATACATTACCTGTCTGAAGTAGTTGAGGATGTTGAGGTAGTTTTAGAAGCCTATCCATAACCTGttcacataaaaaaaatatataaatataataataataataataataataataataataataataataataataataaacccaaaaaagagtGAGTATTATGAGATCATACCTTGTGAATTACTTCATTCTCAACTACTATAAAGGGCAATagtaaaattcaaattgatgTAGAAAATTTTTGGACAACATCATACCTTGGGCATTACTTCAGCTTCAACTGCTGAAACATAACTTGATATAGCTCGGATGCCGAATAAAGCAGCTTCGGCTGGGCGCCATtcacttttttcattttgacaGCAAGCTGCAGCCTtaataatatgaaaatatcATGTTCAAACTGTAGTAGAAAGATGACAAAAGGAATCTTACATAACAAAAACTGGAAAGTATTATAGAAGAACCATCCTCAAAATCACGTAATATATCTTCTTTGAAACTGCTAAAGCAGGATCACTCCTtcaaagagaagaataaacaatccttgaatattttaatttttccccAAACATCAATTCTTTACAGGTTAATAAGATCTCGACGGACCcatatatttattaaagatATCAAAAGAATATTTAATGAACttcacaatatatatatatagtcaaaATTTCATCATATGCTTCAATTTTCAGAGGTGTCTGACCAAAATTTCATCGAATTGGGGTTATAGTCAGAAAAATCAATACACACCTCATCAAGCTTCATGTAAAGAATTCTCAGGGTTGCATCGCCCCCTAAAACTGATGCTGCGTCAATTAAGACATCGGCAACAGCTGGAAACAAACAGATTCAGTTAGAAATGAAGCCATGCTACATTCCAGGTCTCATAAAAAAGACTATAAAGAAGAGGCAAATACACTGACCTTCACATAACAAAGttagaacaaaaacaaaaaagcaactAAGTttcaacaaaaacagaaaagcaaCTAATTTTCTAATGGCACTGTGACCTCCAACACCAGTGGTTTGGAAAAGGTCTAATACGAACATATCTTTAGGGTACAAGAAATTCGCACATGGATCCAAACTGAACTGATGAGATGCAAATTAATTTCCAAGTGCAAGTTTAGAAACTTGCACAATTTCTGAGGAAACTATAAGACAATAACGACATacaccaaacaaaacaactaaGAATTACCATATCTAGTCTGCTTGAATTCCTTAAGGTCCTCGTATGAAAGGTCTTGATAATCTTGGGGATATTGAATTCGAAAGCTAACCTGTCAAAATTTCAGTCTCTGAAAGTTTAGTGTAATAGAAGAATGTCCAAATGGAATGTAATGTGGTATTTCATTGCTTCTTCCATTAAGTTGAAGTTCAGTTGTAGGACAATTAACCATTTTCCCATAAACAAATCTAGTTTTTATGATAAATGAGGAAATTAGTTCTCAAATCTTTTCATAGCCATTTAATTTATGTGACAAAAGGTATCATGGTAGATCCATGTATGAAAGAATCATTTCTTGGGAAAACCACTAAATAGAAGATTGATACAAACagcaacaaaaaggaaaacatatGTGGTTCTCTTTACATCACCAGGTTAACAAGCTAAACTATTGGTTTGGTAAAATCACTTCATTAATTATCATGAGAACAATAATGGTAACAAGTCTGGTATATTACATTCAGAATACAACATAAGCAAAAACACTTACTAGGGAAACAAGTGACTCATAAGCTGGACGAAAAACTTGTAGCCTTCTATTTCTCTCAGCTTCAATGGAAGATTCATTAACAAACGAAATATGCAAATCCCTGGAAGAGTAGAGTTACTATAGTCAATATTTGTTTACACACGATCAAGTAGTCTGTAGTTCTAGAATGACTTACCTTTTGGTTAAGTTCACCTGAAGACTGTGCCAAAAATTGAATGTCATGGAGGCGATATAGTACTCTGGGTGTGAAGCAACTTCCAATAATGCCTGTACAATCAACATTGATTCATCTGAACCTGAATaccaaccaaaaacaaatagaTCAGAAACAGTTCAAGAGATAAGTTCAAAATATTGTAGCTGTTGAATGCTTATACCAGTTGCTATAAGTTCAACGTATGAATCACCCATGTCAGAAAATAAGCGGGCAATGGCCTTCACATCTTCCTCATCctgaaaataagaaaacatattggttgtttgtttgcttttcttgtaGGTAAAAATCACTTTTTAACCGAAATTTGTCGTGTGCTTGGcaattgatgatttttttgttgttgaaaaaaCTCTATGAAAAGCTCACCTTCCATCTCTACTATGATACACAAAAAGGGTGTCCTATGTGATATGGTCCTCCCACAtcattgaataaataaattcttgAAAATACAAGTGACTAATGTTTAAAGTAGCTCAGGAAAATAACTCTTATAATCTACAACACATGTCAACCCAGATCCGGCatgaaaaaaaagttttagtGCCTGGATTAAGAATGTTGTTGTCCATCCTAAGAAATATGAATGAGCTCATGATAATTATGGctcctttaaaaaaagatataattGGATGCCAGATTAGAAAAACCTAATGCCCTTGGCATTAAcaaaatcaattgaaaattttgcatTGCCTATAGACTTCATATGAGGACGTTGTGAAAGAAAATCCACAACTAGACAATCACCAACATGATCAAGGAACCCACATATATGACCAGTGCCAAACTTGCAAAATATCCCCAATAGATATGCAAAATGGACCAAACCACCACTTAAACAAGAGATAACGTAAACAATCAAATATTACTTATCAACTAGGCAATTATGCACGCCAACCCCCggaaggaaaaaaggaaacttgtACAACTCTAAACATGCAATACCTTTGACGAATCTCTAAGTTGCGCCTTAAGATTCATTACTTTAGGGACAAGCACTTGAATTAAGGGCATCTGCACAGTGACACCTCCAGAGCTTCCAGCGGCAGTGTAGTGTATCAATTCAGATATAACTGCAATACAAAGGAAAACGAaagggggggaaaaaaaagaaaatcagccCAAAGGCAACACAGAAGTTGATGAAGTAAATGcatataatttacaacacaGTTCCCTGAGGAACATCAGCTTATCCAATTTGTTTTTACCATTTACCGATGCCTCTGAAAGTAGCTCAGAATTCAAGCTTGAAAGGGCTGTGAGCACCAATGGGTGGGATGCAAGCACAGAACCAGGGATCCTGAAACCCACATAAGTTCAATTAAGTACCACGAATCTTTGTTTCCTCTCAAAAAGCCCTAATTAAGTTTGCACAAAACACCAATTAATTGCAAGCACAGAACCAGGGATCATCAAACCAACAAAAGTTCATACCCATGCTTCAGTCGAAGCCAAGAAGCAAACGCCTCAAGAACCTGAAAAACCAACCAGctaaaaatgattaaaaaaatagcaCTATAACATCCAAGAGCGAAACTTGGTAAATCTCATCAGCATAAAGTAATCTATACAGTTATGAGAATAATCACCTGCTCCTTAAGCTCGTTAATACTCAAACAGGCTGTCAAGATGTTAAGAGCAACCTCCATTTGTGAAGTAAGCTCTTTATCAAATTGGCGACGTCTTTCCGGGCGAGCTGCTATTTTGTAGTTGAATACTTCCTGATTTTAAATCCAAGAAGTGAAAAACTTACGAACACGGTGAAAAATTAGGCATGCGTCCACAATGATGCAACTaaagttgaaagaaaaatacattATTCGGGCCATATATAAGACCGCTAATAAAATAACTCCAGTGCTTCACTACATGAATAACCCTCagttaaaattaagaaaagaccaAAGAGCATGATATTGAATAACTTTGAAAGCATTAGGAAAGAAACGGTATGCTTTGGAAAGGACATGCATTATTTATATGTCAGATTTGTTAACTTCACCTCATGCTTCCTTTGTGTGTGTGGGTGGGTGGGTGGGTGTAAGGAATCCagaaacaatgaaaaaaaagagtcaaaATCACTATGAAAACCTTTTGAGTCTGCAATCTAACCAAGTAGCACTAGGAAGAATGACTTAACTTTTTACAAAGCACTTTCATCATTTCACATGGACGAGATTTAAATCATCCTTGTCAAATACAGATGCCAACTGCAGTgtgcaaatataaatttaacaaGCATCATTTATATACCTCAGGCAAAACTGTTAGTAACTCCAAAAACCCTGGTATGTATTCCGGATGCAAATTCATCTCATCCTGAAGCCACTTCACAATACCACCACCCCCCCAATCTTCAGCAGGAACATGTACAGCCAAAGCAGCTACAGCAATGCTAATCTACAAAGCCAGATACTTGAGCATATATCCTCTTGGGATCATAAAATGTGATGAAAGAGTGTCAAAGAAACTTCTAGATAATACCTGAGTTCTGACTTTTGGGGGGCCTTTGTGGAATTTTCTCAACAAGTTCTGCACCCGAAATACGCATGAACAAAAAACTTTCAATATTTGTAACAAAACAACCAACCATTCttcatataaagaaaaaggtcCATTACACTCTAAGAAGACACTAAGGTGAAAACTGAGGATGGATACTCAATTCTCACTCAAATTGACAATGGACAGTGGATACTCACTCACATTTAAAGAATCACGTAATGGACGAAAAGCTTCAGAAGGTAGTTCTTCAAAATCTCGTTGTACCTAGATGAGATGCAAAATGAACTAAGAATCTAACACAAGAAACCACCACAACCTAACCAAGGCTTACATAGTTTGGACATTAGATCTTAAGCAACTATGGGAATATAACACAATAAAGTAAGTGCATGAACATTGCTAACTAACAATAAGGAGAAGAGAATTACCTTGCTTCTAAGGGTCTGAGAACAAAAGATTAAAGTTTCTAGATTGCTAGTTGCATCATGAAGCAAGTTATCAGCAACCTAATAGAAAATAAGCACATTAATGTTCCGAAAACCCACAAAGGTATAACAACAGATTTTACTCAATAGGGAAAAACTCAGAACACCCATAAAAAcgaaaaacttgaaagttaATCACAGGCACATACAGACACATGCATACAATCGAATCATTCATATATAGCCACATGAATTGATAGATTTT encodes the following:
- the LOC117627964 gene encoding transportin MOS14 isoform X2, which produces MELQNTVKEALNALYHHPDDGVRLQADRWLQDFQRTLDAWQVADNLLHDATSNLETLIFCSQTLRSKNLLRKFHKGPPKVRTQISIAVAALAVHVPAEDWGGGGIVKWLQDEMNLHPEYIPGFLELLTVLPEEVFNYKIAARPERRRQFDKELTSQMEVALNILTACLSINELKEQVLEAFASWLRLKHGIPGSVLASHPLVLTALSSLNSELLSEASVNVISELIHYTAAGSSGGVTVQMPLIQVLVPKVMNLKAQLRDSSKDEEDVKAIARLFSDMGDSYVELIATGSDESMLIVQALLEVASHPEYYIASMTFNFWHSLQVNLTKRDLHISFVNESSIEAERNRRLQVFRPAYESLVSLVSFRIQYPQDYQDLSYEDLKEFKQTRYAVADVLIDAASVLGGDATLRILYMKLDEAAACCQNEKSEWRPAEAALFGIRAISSYVSAVEAEVMPKVMDRLLKLPQHPQLLQTVCLTIGAYSKWLDAAPGGPSILPSVLDILMSGMGVSEDSAAAAAVAFRQICDDCRLKLCGCLDGLFHIYHRAVNGEGSFKVSAEDSLHLVEALSKVITELPPDHAKRALEALCLPVVTPLQEVVSQGPDTLNSKPARDLTVHIDRFGYIFRYVNHAEAVADAIQRLWPIFKAIFDLRAWDVRTMESLCRACKYAVRTSGRCMGFTIGAMLEEIQGLYQQHHQPCFLYLSSEVIKIFGSDPSCANYLKSLIEALFMHTTHLLTSIQEFTARPDIADDCFLLASRCIRYCPQLFIPSAVFPSLVDCSMIGITVQHREASNSILTFLSDIFDLANSTEVEQYLPIRNAVIIPRGPSITRILIASLTGALPSSRLELVRYTLLSLCRAYGPPSVEWAKESVSLIPLTAVTEFERSRFLKALSDAASGVNVNAVSALVEELSEVCRRNRTVMEIVQGSLRPLELNIAPVS
- the LOC117627964 gene encoding transportin MOS14 isoform X3 is translated as MNLHPEYIPGFLELLTVLPEEVFNYKIAARPERRRQFDKELTSQMEVALNILTACLSINELKEQVLEAFASWLRLKHGIPGSVLASHPLVLTALSSLNSELLSEASVNVISELIHYTAAGSSGGVTVQMPLIQVLVPKVMNLKAQLRDSSKDEEDVKAIARLFSDMGDSYVELIATGSDESMLIVQALLEVASHPEYYIASMTFNFWHSLQVNLTKRDLHISFVNESSIEAERNRRLQVFRPAYESLVSLVSFRIQYPQDYQDLSYEDLKEFKQTRYAVADVLIDAASVLGGDATLRILYMKLDEAAACCQNEKSEWRPAEAALFGIRAISSYVSAVEAEVMPKVMDRLLKLPQHPQLLQTVCLTIGAYSKWLDAAPGGPSILPSVLDILMSGMGVSEDSAAAAAVAFRQICDDCRLKLCGCLDGLFHIYHRAVNGEGSFKVSAEDSLHLVEALSKVITELPPDHAKRALEALCLPVVTPLQEVVSQGPDTLNSKPARDLTVHIDRFGYIFRYVNHAEAVADAIQRLWPIFKAIFDLRAWDVRTMESLCRACKYAVRTSGRCMGFTIGAMLEEIQGLYQQHHQPCFLYLSSEVIKIFGSDPSCANYLKSLIEALFMHTTHLLTSIQEFTARPDIADDCFLLASRCIRYCPQLFIPSAVFPSLVDCSMIGITVQHREASNSILTFLSDIFDLANSTEVEQYLPIRNAVIIPRGPSITRILIASLTGALPSSRLELVRYTLLSLCRAYGPPSVEWAKESVSLIPLTAVTEFERSRFLKALSDAASGVNVNAVSALVEELSEVCRRNRTVMEIVQGSLRPLELNIAPVS
- the LOC117627964 gene encoding transportin MOS14 isoform X1 encodes the protein MELQNTVKEALNALYHHPDDGVRLQADRWLQDFQRTLDAWQVADNLLHDATSNLETLIFCSQTLRSKVQRDFEELPSEAFRPLRDSLNNLLRKFHKGPPKVRTQISIAVAALAVHVPAEDWGGGGIVKWLQDEMNLHPEYIPGFLELLTVLPEEVFNYKIAARPERRRQFDKELTSQMEVALNILTACLSINELKEQVLEAFASWLRLKHGIPGSVLASHPLVLTALSSLNSELLSEASVNVISELIHYTAAGSSGGVTVQMPLIQVLVPKVMNLKAQLRDSSKDEEDVKAIARLFSDMGDSYVELIATGSDESMLIVQALLEVASHPEYYIASMTFNFWHSLQVNLTKRDLHISFVNESSIEAERNRRLQVFRPAYESLVSLVSFRIQYPQDYQDLSYEDLKEFKQTRYAVADVLIDAASVLGGDATLRILYMKLDEAAACCQNEKSEWRPAEAALFGIRAISSYVSAVEAEVMPKVMDRLLKLPQHPQLLQTVCLTIGAYSKWLDAAPGGPSILPSVLDILMSGMGVSEDSAAAAAVAFRQICDDCRLKLCGCLDGLFHIYHRAVNGEGSFKVSAEDSLHLVEALSKVITELPPDHAKRALEALCLPVVTPLQEVVSQGPDTLNSKPARDLTVHIDRFGYIFRYVNHAEAVADAIQRLWPIFKAIFDLRAWDVRTMESLCRACKYAVRTSGRCMGFTIGAMLEEIQGLYQQHHQPCFLYLSSEVIKIFGSDPSCANYLKSLIEALFMHTTHLLTSIQEFTARPDIADDCFLLASRCIRYCPQLFIPSAVFPSLVDCSMIGITVQHREASNSILTFLSDIFDLANSTEVEQYLPIRNAVIIPRGPSITRILIASLTGALPSSRLELVRYTLLSLCRAYGPPSVEWAKESVSLIPLTAVTEFERSRFLKALSDAASGVNVNAVSALVEELSEVCRRNRTVMEIVQGSLRPLELNIAPVS